The genomic segment CTTCAATGGTCGTCAACGCAGGTATTGATCAAATTTCTGATTTTACAGCTGCTTATCACGCTTGCCGTATTTGCCGTCCTGTTCAAAATCCGTTAACTGTTTTTTTCGATAGTCTGATAGCCCATGTGCGATACATACAATGCGGAACCGGCCGCAGGAGATGATGAGCCGCTGTTTATACGCAGCCGAGCGCTTATCGGCACGGAAGGTATCGAGCGGCTCCGCAAGCTGCGGGTGGCGGTATTCGGAATAGGCGGAGTGGGAGGGTATACGGTTGAAGCCCTTGCCCGCGCAGGTGTCGGAACGCTGTACTTAATCGACGGCGACAGGGTCAGCCCTTCAAATCTTAACCGGCAGCTCTACGCGCTCCATTCCACTGTGGGGCAATATAAAACTGCTGCCGCGGCTGCGCGTATCGCCGACATAAACCCTGCCTGTACGGTTCATCAGATTATACGCCATATACTGCCCGATGCGGACGGCTCTCTTTCTTTTTTACCTTTTTTATCGGACATCGATTTTATCGTCGATGCGGTGGACACTATTGCGCTCAAGGCGGCACTGGCAGCTGAGGCGGAAGCGCGCGGCATCCCAATCATAGCGGCGATGGGCTGCGGGAATAAGCTCCGCGCGGATTTGTTTCAATTTGCAGACATTTACGGCACTTCCGTTTGTCCCTTGTGTAAAACCATGCGAGGGCTGCTTAAAAAACGGGGTATAAAAAAACTGCGGGTGCTGTATTCGCAGGAAGTGCCTACAGCCCGCAGCCGTCCGCCAAGCTCGGTTTCGTGGGTGCCTGCCGCCGCCGGTATTTTGCTTGCAGGCGACTTACTCAGTCAAGTGCTGCAATATTAAGCGTTGCAGTATTGAGCCCCCATCATCCTCATTTTTCCAACACGGTAATTTCAACGCGGCGGTTCCTCGCCTTATTAGCTTCCGTAGTATTAGGCGCAATCGGTTTTTCCGCACCGAAACCGCGCGTAAAAATATGGTGTTTTTCCCTGACGCCGAGTTCTATCAGGTAATTTGCAACAGCCGATGCCCGCTGTTCGGAAAGCACTTGCCGGTCTTCGGCTCTGCCTGCCAGTGCGGTATGTCCCGAAATCAAGAGCTCATAATCGGGGTATGAGGCCAGTATGTTCCCTATTTTTTTCAGTTTTTCTTTTTCTGCCGGAAGGAGACGCGCCGAATCCGGTTCAAATTGAATATTTTCAAGACTGATAGTAATACCTTCATCGGTTCTTTCTACGGTAGTATTCGGAATACCCATATCGCGGATATTTTTATCCAGTATTTCTACTATTTTTTCCTTATCCATACGCTGAAGGAGCGTTAGTTCCGCCTTTGCGGTACCCCGATATTCTATTACCGCTCCGGTGTTCAATTCCATCAATATGGTAAACACTTCGTCGTAGTAAGGCAGTATGCCTGCTTGATTATCCCAATAGAGGCGCTGTTT from the Treponema vincentii F0403 genome contains:
- a CDS encoding tRNA threonylcarbamoyladenosine dehydratase; protein product: MCDTYNAEPAAGDDEPLFIRSRALIGTEGIERLRKLRVAVFGIGGVGGYTVEALARAGVGTLYLIDGDRVSPSNLNRQLYALHSTVGQYKTAAAAARIADINPACTVHQIIRHILPDADGSLSFLPFLSDIDFIVDAVDTIALKAALAAEAEARGIPIIAAMGCGNKLRADLFQFADIYGTSVCPLCKTMRGLLKKRGIKKLRVLYSQEVPTARSRPPSSVSWVPAAAGILLAGDLLSQVLQY